In Rhodococcus pseudokoreensis, the DNA window CGGTCGGGCGGCCTGTCGCAGGGCGGTGACGGCCTCCCGCTGGCCCGGATGCAATGCGTCCAGACGCCACCGGCTGCCCTCGAGGTGCACCGCTCGAGGCGCGCGACGACGTCGTCGAACGAGTCTCGGACACAGTCGACTTCGACGAGCGCAACGGACGAGTAGCCGCTGAGCAGGCCGGGCACCGCCAGTGCCGTCACCCAGGCGAGGCCGGCGTCGCGGAGTCGATTCCATCGATGTGCCAGCGTCATCGGTGAGGCTTCCAGGATCGGGGCCAGCGCCCTCCAGCTGCCCCGCGGGCAGATCTGCAGCGCGTGGATGAGCGCCATGTCGTCTTCGGTCAGATCGCTGTGCACGATGATCTCGTTTCTTCCTGACAAATGAGCATAACTATCGGATCCGGAGATGTCGGCGGTTCTGCGCCCAGGATGACGCAATCACCTTTCGTCATGATCCGACCATCCGGAGGCATCTTCCGTGGACCCAATAGACAACACCGTAACCGTCGTTTCCGACGGCCCCACCCGGGTGACGTTCCCGAGCGCGGTGCTGCGCCCCCTCCGCCGCCCGGACCCCGGCGTCCGGGTCGAACACTGGCGAGTCTGGGTGCAGGCGTTGCCATCGAATGGTACGACTGGAGCGTCTACACGACGTTCGCAGTGTTCTTCGCCGGTCAGTTCTTCGCGGGAAGTGGAAGTTCCGCGGTTTTGAAAACCCTCGCTGTCTTCGCCGCGGGCTTCGTCGCACGCCCGATCGGCGGCTTCGTCCTCGGCTGGCTCGCCGACCGCAGGGGCCGAAAATTCGCGATGATGTGGTCGATCAGCCTCGCCGCCGCAGACAGCGTGGGTATCGGTGTCATCCCGACCGCCTCTTCGATCGGAGTGCTCGCGCCCATCCTCCTGGTTTCGGCGCGACTGCTCCGGGGTTTGGGTACCGGCGGTGAAGTACCCACTGCGCAAACCTATCTGGCCGAGGCCGCTCCACCACATCGGCGTGGCCTGTGGTCGAGTGCAATGTACATTTCCATCTCCCTCGCCGTGCTCTTCGGAACGATACTCGGCGCCGTCCTGAGCGCCGTTCTCACCTCGGAGCAGATGTCGTCTTTCGGCTGGCGTATCCCGTTCCTGATCGGTGGCGCGCTCGGCCTGATCATCCTGGTTCTGCGGTCGTCGCTTCCCGAGACCGAGGTGTTCGAGAAAGACGCGCGCCCACGGCGGGCACTCGATCTGGAAGGAGATCTGCCGGCACCCGGCGCTCCAGCTCCGCGTCGTGTGCTTCTGCGTCGGCGGCACTGTCGTCTACTACGTGTGGGCCGTCGCCGCGCCCGCCTTCGCCATCTCGGAACGGGGCATCGACCCGACGTCCGCGCTGTGGGCCGGCTCCATCGCCACGGTGCTGTTTATGATCGCCCTCCCGTTCTGGGGAGCGCTGTCCGACCGGATCGGCCGCCGCCCGGTACTCCTGGTTTGTTTCGGCGCACTCGTCATACTGATGTTCCCGCTGAACTGGATGATCCGCGACGACGCCTGGCAACTGTTCGCGGCGATGAGCACCGCGCTGATCTTCGTCGCGGGGCTCGCCTCGATCACCCCCGCGGTCGGCCTGATGGCCGTGTCCGCCGCGGCGGTCTACCTCATGCCTGAGACCAGCGGAATTTCACTCGACGACGAGGACAACGAATCCTGATGAACCTCACACCGAAAACCACACCCACCGCTCGCCTCGTGCCGTCGACAACGGCCGCGTCCGCAGTCCTCGCCGCGCTGCCGAACGTACGCGGCTGGCAAGAGGACTTCTACCGCGACGTCCACAGCCATCCGGAACTGTCGCACCGCGAGTTCGAGACGTCGAAGAAGGTCGCCGCGCGCTTGGAGAACGCCGGCTTCACCGTCCACGACGGTATCGGCGGCACCGGCCTGGTAGGCATCCTCCGCAACGGTGACGGCCCGGTCGTGCTGCTGCGGGCCGAGATGGACGCGCTCCCGGTCCGGGAAGACACCAGCCTGCCGTATGCGAGTACCACGACCGACATCGATGCCCACGGAAGCGAGATCCCGGTCTCTCACGTGTGCGGGCACGACATGCACACCACTTGTCTGGTCGGCGCGGCCCACCTGCTCGCCGCCGGCCGACAGCAGTGGAGTGGCACCCTCATCGCACTCTTCCAGCCCGCGGAGGAGGTCGGGGACGGAGCCCGGATCATGGTCGAGGACAACCTCGCCGGGATTATTCCCCGACCCGACGTCGCCCTGGCACAACACAATCTGCAGCAGCCTGCCGGGCACGTCCGCACCCGGTCCGGGCCGGCACTGTCGGTGGCCGACAGCATCCGGATCACTCTCCACGGCCGCGGCGGGCCGGGCTCGATGCCCCACACCACCGTCGACCCCGTTGCGCTCGCGGCGATGATCGTGGTCCGCCTCCAGACCGTGGTGTCCCGCGAGGTACCGCCTTCGGACACTGCGGTCCTCACCGTGGGTAGCATCCGAGCCGGCACCAAGAGCAACGTCATCTCGGACCGGGCCGTCCTGGAACTGAACATCCGCAGCTACAGCGAGCAGACCCGGAAGATACTCCTGGACGCCGTGCACCGGATCGTCACGGCGGAATGCCGGGCCTCGGGCTGCCCGAAAGACCCCGAATTCACGATGTTCGACCAATTCCCGTTGACCGACAACGACACCGCGACGACAGAACGGGTCGCCGCCGCATTCGAGGCGTTCTTCGGAGCCGATCGCACCGGCGAGATGGAGCAACTCCCGGCGAGTGAGAACTTCAGCGACATCCCCGGGGCGTTCGGAACACCGAACACATACTGGGGGATCGGATGCATCGACCCGGAGCTGTACCGGGTGGCCGTAGAATCCGGCCGTGTGGCGCAGGACATCCCGGCTCCCCACGCCCCCAACTTCGCGCCGATGATCCAACCGACCTGCGATACGGGAACGCAAGCGCTGGTGGTCGCCGCTCTGGAGTGGCTCGCGACCTGACCCCACCCGAAGGTTCGGCAGATGAGGGATTGGCCCCGCCCAGGTGTGACCGGGCGGGGCCAGCTTCGCGCTCTCGATATCTCAGCTCACGAACGTGATGTCGACGTATCGCGCGGCGTCGAAGCCGAGCAATCCCTAGGTCGCCCCGATCAGGACTCTGGCTCCGAGGAGTAGGGGATTCATTGACCTGTCCTCATCTGGACCGATAGGTTGCTTCACTCCTCGGATGGTTTCGTCAGGGCGGCGATGGTGGCCCTCTCCGCCGATTGTTCGTCATCGAACAGTGGGCGAATTCCCTGGGCGGCCATGATGTGGTCGTTGCTCGTGCCTGCCGCGATCATCGGCCACACGAGGGTGTCGTCATTGACGACGAAGTCGATGACCACCGGTCGATCGGTGATCGCCCGCGCCTGTTCGATGACTGATTCCACGTCGTCCTCTCGCTCACACCGCAGCGCGACGCAGCCGAGAGCATCCGCGAGCTTGACGAAGTCGGGGATCCGGCGCGAGTGGGTGGCCAGGTCGATCTGGGAGTAGCGCCCGTCGTAGTGGATCGCCTGCAGTTGCTTGACCATGCCGAGGTTGCCGTTGTTGATCAGGGCCACCTTGATCGGCACCCCCTCGATCGCGGCCGTCGCCAATTCCTGATTGGTCATCTGGAAGCAGCCGTCACCGTCGATCGCCCACACCTCCCGTTCGGGCGCAGCGAGTTTCGCGCCGAGCGCGGCCGGGACTGCGTAACCCATCGTCCCGAGTCCGCCTGAGTTCAGCCAGGTCCGAGGCTTGTCGAAGCCGATGAAGTGGGCGGCCCACATCTGGTGTTGGCCGACGCCGGAAACGTAGATCGCGTCCGGTCCGGCTGCCTTGCCGACCGCCTCGATCACCAACTGTGGCGACAAGCTGCCGTCGGTGGGTCGGTCGTAGCTCACCGGGTACGCCGACCGCATCCCGTCCAGCGACGCACGCCAACCACGAAGATCAGGGCTGGTGCCGGCGGCGCGTTCGAGGCGGAGGGCGTCGGTGAGCGCCCCGATGATCTCTCTGCAGTCGCCGACGATCGGGACGTCCACATCCCTGTTCTTGCCGATCTCGGCGGGGTCGATATCGGCGTGGATGACCCGCGCATTCGGGGCGAACGAGGCGGCGTGCCCGGTGACGCGGTCGTCGAATCGCGCGCCGAGGGTGATCAGCAGGTCGCTGCGTTGCAGGGCGGCCACGGCGGCGACGGTCCCGTGCATGCCGGGCATACCGTAGTGCAGCGGGTGGCTGTCGGGGAAAGCGCCGAGCGCCATCAGAGTGGTGACGACGGGGATACCGGTCAATTCTGCGAGCGTCCGCAATTCGGCTGCCGCGTCGGCCTTGATCACCCCGCCCCCCACGTACAAGACCGGGGCGCCGGCCGAGTTGATCATCGCTGCGGCTGCGCGGATCTGCTTGCCGTGCGGTGCGGTGGTCGGGCGGTACCCGGGCAGATGTCTTTCCGGTGGCCAGGTGAAGGTGGTCTGTGCCTGGAGGACGTCTTTCGGGATGTCGACGAGCACGGCGCCGGGCCGTCCGGTGGAAGCGATGTGGAAGGCCTCATCGATGGTCCGGGGAATGTCGGCAGGATCGGTGACCAGGAAGTTGTGTTTGGTGATCGGCATCGTGATTCCGGAGATGTCGGCTTCCTGGAAGGCGTCGGTGCCGATGAGGTGGCTGCCGACCTGGCCGGTGATCGCGACGACGGGGACGGAGTCCATCTGGGCGTCGGCGAGCGGGGTCACCAGGTTCGTTGCCCCCGGACCAGACGTGGCCATGCAGACGCCGACCTTGCCGGTGGCCTGCGCGTAGCCGGTGGCGGCGTGTCCGGCGCCCTGCTCGTGGCGCACCAGCACATGCCGCACCCGTGTCGATTCGAGCAGCGGGTCGTAGACGGGAAGGATCGCACCCCCGGGGATACCGAACACGCAGTCGACGCCGAGTTCCTCGAGCGAGCGCACCACGGACTGCGCTCCCGTGACTCGTTCGGGGAGGCGCTCGATCGCGGTGGAAGTCGTCTGTTCGCAGAGTTGGGTAGATGCAGTCACGGGAGGTCCTCTGATCTGGGCGGGGCTGTCGAGTCGACACGGCCGGGCGAAGTGTCGGATGCCTGACTTCGTGGCCTGCCGGACATCCTCGGGATCGGAGGATGGTGCGCAAGAACCCATGCTCACTGATGGGCGAACCGGAATACCCAGTGGAACACAGGCCACCGCGATCGACAATCGGCACCAGCCGATTTCAGCACTCTGCTCGAGGGCGTCGCGTCCGAATATGCAGGGATGAGCAGATTGCGCACCATGGCGACAGTCGAGGGTGAGTCTCGGCCGGAGGACGCCGCTGCACATCGGATTTCGGCGGTTCGCGTAGTGGACGGATCATCGCGTAAACCGGCTATCCAACGC includes these proteins:
- a CDS encoding MFS transporter produces the protein MCRHPALQLRVVCFCVGGTVVYYVWAVAAPAFAISERGIDPTSALWAGSIATVLFMIALPFWGALSDRIGRRPVLLVCFGALVILMFPLNWMIRDDAWQLFAAMSTALIFVAGLASITPAVGLMAVSAAAVYLMPETSGISLDDEDNES
- a CDS encoding amidohydrolase, coding for MNLTPKTTPTARLVPSTTAASAVLAALPNVRGWQEDFYRDVHSHPELSHREFETSKKVAARLENAGFTVHDGIGGTGLVGILRNGDGPVVLLRAEMDALPVREDTSLPYASTTTDIDAHGSEIPVSHVCGHDMHTTCLVGAAHLLAAGRQQWSGTLIALFQPAEEVGDGARIMVEDNLAGIIPRPDVALAQHNLQQPAGHVRTRSGPALSVADSIRITLHGRGGPGSMPHTTVDPVALAAMIVVRLQTVVSREVPPSDTAVLTVGSIRAGTKSNVISDRAVLELNIRSYSEQTRKILLDAVHRIVTAECRASGCPKDPEFTMFDQFPLTDNDTATTERVAAAFEAFFGADRTGEMEQLPASENFSDIPGAFGTPNTYWGIGCIDPELYRVAVESGRVAQDIPAPHAPNFAPMIQPTCDTGTQALVVAALEWLAT
- a CDS encoding acetolactate synthase large subunit — protein: MTASTQLCEQTTSTAIERLPERVTGAQSVVRSLEELGVDCVFGIPGGAILPVYDPLLESTRVRHVLVRHEQGAGHAATGYAQATGKVGVCMATSGPGATNLVTPLADAQMDSVPVVAITGQVGSHLIGTDAFQEADISGITMPITKHNFLVTDPADIPRTIDEAFHIASTGRPGAVLVDIPKDVLQAQTTFTWPPERHLPGYRPTTAPHGKQIRAAAAMINSAGAPVLYVGGGVIKADAAAELRTLAELTGIPVVTTLMALGAFPDSHPLHYGMPGMHGTVAAVAALQRSDLLITLGARFDDRVTGHAASFAPNARVIHADIDPAEIGKNRDVDVPIVGDCREIIGALTDALRLERAAGTSPDLRGWRASLDGMRSAYPVSYDRPTDGSLSPQLVIEAVGKAAGPDAIYVSGVGQHQMWAAHFIGFDKPRTWLNSGGLGTMGYAVPAALGAKLAAPEREVWAIDGDGCFQMTNQELATAAIEGVPIKVALINNGNLGMVKQLQAIHYDGRYSQIDLATHSRRIPDFVKLADALGCVALRCEREDDVESVIEQARAITDRPVVIDFVVNDDTLVWPMIAAGTSNDHIMAAQGIRPLFDDEQSAERATIAALTKPSEE